In a genomic window of Brucella anthropi ATCC 49188:
- a CDS encoding TIGR01459 family HAD-type hydrolase encodes MKQLERLDDLTDQYDVLFCDVWGVVHNGEAAYPAAIEALKRARAKGVTVILVTNSPRPHPDVEKQMLGLGVPADAYDRVVTSGDVTRDLIAEGPRKVFHIGCERELTIYDGLDVELVEEFEASGVVCTGLYDDESETPDDYKELLVRLRSRNLPFICANPDIMVERGTRLIWCAGALAREYGQLGGRTLIAGKPHRPIYEAALRFAEEIRGETVEKSRILGIGDGVLTDVKGAADFGLDVLYISGGVHAADYTTDGTVDIARMEAFLQKHGNRPVAALNALV; translated from the coding sequence ATGAAGCAGCTCGAACGCCTCGACGATCTGACCGACCAGTACGATGTGCTCTTCTGTGATGTATGGGGCGTGGTGCATAACGGTGAAGCCGCGTATCCGGCTGCAATCGAGGCGCTAAAGCGCGCGCGCGCCAAGGGTGTTACGGTCATTCTGGTGACGAATTCTCCAAGGCCTCATCCTGATGTCGAAAAGCAGATGTTGGGTCTTGGCGTTCCCGCCGATGCCTATGATCGTGTGGTCACGTCCGGCGATGTAACCCGTGATCTGATCGCCGAAGGTCCGCGCAAGGTGTTTCACATCGGCTGTGAGCGCGAGTTGACCATCTATGACGGTCTCGATGTTGAATTGGTCGAAGAATTCGAAGCTTCGGGGGTCGTCTGCACCGGACTTTATGATGATGAAAGTGAAACACCGGACGATTATAAGGAATTGCTGGTCCGACTACGCTCGCGCAATCTTCCGTTCATCTGTGCCAATCCGGACATTATGGTTGAGCGCGGTACGCGGCTGATCTGGTGCGCTGGTGCCCTTGCGCGCGAATATGGCCAGCTCGGCGGACGCACTCTTATAGCTGGAAAGCCGCATCGCCCGATTTACGAGGCAGCACTGAGGTTCGCTGAAGAGATCCGCGGTGAGACAGTCGAGAAAAGCCGGATTCTCGGTATCGGAGACGGTGTCTTGACCGATGTGAAGGGAGCTGCCGATTTCGGACTGGATGTGCTCTACATCTCCGGCGGAGTTCATGCTGCGGATTATACGACCGATGGCACGGTTGACATTGCCCGAATGGAAGCGTTTCTCCAGAAGCATGGCAATCGTCCGGTTGCTGCGCTTAATGCGCTTGTTTGA
- the ileS gene encoding isoleucine--tRNA ligase has translation MTETTKIDYSKTLYLPQTEFPMRAGLPQREPLFVERWEGMNLYKKLREQAKDRPLYVLHDGPPYANGNIHIGHALNKILKDVITRSFQMRGYNSNYVPGWDCHGLPIEWKIEEKYRAEGKNKDEVPINEFRRECREFATNWIKVQTEEFKRLAILGDFENPYTTMNFHAESRIAGELLKFAASGQLYRGSKPVMWSVVERTALAEAEVEYHDVESDMIWVKFPVAGQNDLSGSDVVIWTTTPWTIPGNRAVSYSSRIEYGLYEVTEAENDFGPRPGEKLIFADKLAEESFAKAKLQFKRLRGISADELGKIVLDHPLKGFGGGYEFIVPMLDGDHVTDDAGTGFVHTAPSHGREDFEAWMNNARELEARGIDPSIPFPVGDDGFYTKDAPGFGPDREGGPARVIDDNGKKGDANKSVVDQLIARDKLFARGRLKHSYPHSWRSKKQVIFRNTPQWFVYMDKNLGDGTTLRSRALKAIDDTRFVPAAGQTRLRSMIEGRPDWVLSRQRAWGVPICVFVDEEGNILQDDAVNKRILDAFEAEGADAWFAEGARERFLGSRANEGWTQVRDILDVWFDSGSTHTFTLEDRPDMKWPADVYLEGSDQHRGWFHSSLLESCGTRGRAPYNAVVTHGFTMDEHGKKMSKSLGNTVTPQDVIKESGADILRLWVMTTDYWEDQRLGKSIIQTNIDAYRKLRNTIRWMLGTLAHDKGENLPYANLPELERLMLHRLTELDEVVRSGYDAFDFKRIARTLIDFMNVELSAFYFDIRKDALYCDAPSSVRRKAALQTVREIFDHLTTWLAPMLPFTMEEAWLDRYPQSVSVHAEQFRPTPAEWRDDVLAEKWRKVRAVRRVVTGALELERADKRIGSSLEAAPLVYISDKSLTDSLEGLDFAEICITSGISLSDAAVPEDAFTLSDVKGVAVVPVRAEGEKCARSWRYTTDVGSDPEFPDVSARDAAALRELKALGKLEA, from the coding sequence ATGACTGAGACGACCAAAATCGATTATTCCAAAACCCTTTATCTGCCGCAGACCGAGTTTCCGATGCGTGCTGGCTTGCCGCAGCGCGAGCCCCTTTTCGTCGAGCGCTGGGAGGGAATGAATCTCTACAAAAAGCTGCGCGAGCAGGCGAAAGACCGCCCGCTTTATGTGCTGCACGATGGCCCACCCTATGCCAACGGCAATATCCATATCGGCCATGCGCTGAACAAGATCCTCAAGGACGTCATCACCCGCTCGTTCCAGATGCGCGGTTATAACTCGAACTATGTTCCGGGCTGGGATTGCCACGGCCTGCCGATCGAATGGAAGATCGAGGAAAAATATCGCGCCGAGGGTAAGAACAAGGACGAAGTGCCGATCAACGAATTCCGCAGGGAATGCCGCGAATTCGCGACCAACTGGATCAAGGTTCAGACGGAAGAGTTCAAGCGCCTTGCCATCCTCGGCGATTTCGAAAACCCCTATACGACGATGAACTTCCACGCTGAATCGCGTATCGCTGGCGAGCTTCTCAAATTCGCGGCTTCCGGTCAGCTTTATCGCGGCTCCAAGCCGGTGATGTGGTCGGTCGTCGAACGCACGGCGCTTGCCGAAGCGGAAGTCGAGTATCACGATGTCGAGTCGGATATGATCTGGGTCAAGTTCCCGGTCGCCGGCCAGAATGATCTCTCCGGCAGCGATGTTGTGATCTGGACGACCACGCCGTGGACCATTCCCGGCAACCGTGCCGTGTCCTATTCGTCGCGCATCGAATACGGGCTTTATGAAGTCACGGAAGCCGAGAACGACTTTGGCCCTCGCCCGGGCGAAAAGCTCATCTTCGCCGACAAGCTGGCTGAGGAAAGCTTCGCCAAGGCAAAGCTTCAGTTCAAGCGCCTGCGCGGTATTTCGGCAGACGAGCTTGGCAAGATCGTCCTCGACCATCCGTTGAAGGGCTTTGGCGGTGGTTATGAATTCATCGTGCCGATGCTTGATGGCGACCATGTTACCGATGATGCAGGTACGGGTTTTGTGCATACTGCTCCAAGTCACGGCCGCGAAGACTTTGAGGCATGGATGAACAATGCCCGCGAACTGGAAGCACGCGGTATAGATCCAAGTATTCCGTTCCCGGTCGGGGATGATGGCTTTTACACCAAGGACGCGCCGGGCTTCGGTCCTGACCGTGAAGGTGGTCCCGCGCGGGTTATCGACGATAACGGCAAGAAGGGCGACGCCAACAAGTCCGTTGTGGATCAGCTGATCGCACGCGACAAGCTTTTCGCGCGTGGTCGCCTGAAGCATTCTTATCCGCATTCGTGGCGTTCCAAGAAGCAGGTCATCTTCCGCAACACGCCGCAGTGGTTCGTCTATATGGACAAAAACCTTGGTGACGGTACGACCTTGCGTTCGCGCGCGCTGAAGGCCATCGACGATACGCGGTTCGTACCGGCTGCCGGTCAGACGCGCCTGCGTTCGATGATCGAAGGCCGCCCGGACTGGGTGCTTTCGCGCCAGCGCGCCTGGGGTGTACCGATCTGCGTTTTCGTGGATGAAGAAGGCAACATTCTGCAGGATGATGCAGTCAACAAGCGTATCCTCGATGCTTTTGAGGCAGAGGGGGCGGACGCCTGGTTTGCCGAAGGTGCCCGCGAGCGCTTCCTCGGAAGCCGTGCCAATGAAGGCTGGACGCAGGTGCGCGACATCCTTGACGTTTGGTTCGATTCCGGTTCGACGCACACCTTCACGCTGGAAGACCGTCCGGATATGAAGTGGCCAGCTGATGTTTATCTGGAGGGCTCTGACCAGCATCGCGGTTGGTTCCATTCGTCGCTGCTGGAAAGCTGCGGTACGCGTGGCCGGGCACCATATAATGCCGTCGTGACCCATGGTTTCACTATGGATGAGCACGGCAAGAAGATGTCGAAGTCGCTCGGTAATACGGTCACGCCGCAGGATGTCATCAAGGAATCCGGTGCGGATATCCTGCGTCTTTGGGTCATGACGACCGATTATTGGGAAGATCAGCGCCTCGGCAAGAGCATCATCCAGACTAACATCGACGCTTATCGCAAGTTGCGCAACACGATCCGCTGGATGCTGGGCACGCTCGCTCACGATAAAGGCGAAAATCTTCCCTATGCGAATTTGCCGGAACTTGAGCGCCTGATGCTGCACCGGTTGACTGAATTGGATGAAGTTGTTCGCTCTGGATATGATGCTTTCGACTTCAAGCGCATCGCTCGCACGCTTATCGACTTCATGAATGTCGAGCTCTCGGCCTTCTATTTCGATATCCGCAAGGACGCGCTTTACTGCGATGCGCCGTCGAGCGTTCGCCGTAAGGCAGCGTTGCAGACTGTGCGTGAAATCTTTGATCACTTGACGACCTGGCTGGCGCCAATGCTGCCTTTCACCATGGAAGAAGCTTGGCTCGACCGCTATCCGCAATCGGTTTCGGTTCATGCCGAGCAGTTCCGGCCGACACCTGCCGAATGGCGGGATGATGTGCTGGCGGAAAAGTGGCGCAAGGTTCGTGCGGTGCGTCGTGTCGTTACTGGCGCTCTGGAACTGGAGCGTGCGGATAAGCGCATTGGATCGTCGCTCGAAGCTGCTCCGCTCGTCTACATTTCCGACAAGAGCTTGACCGATTCGCTCGAAGGTCTTGATTTTGCGGAAATCTGCATCACCAGCGGTATTTCGTTGAGCGATGCGGCTGTACCGGAAGACGCTTTCACGCTTTCTGATGTGAAAGGCGTTGCTGTTGTGCCCGTACGCGCCGAAGGTGAAAAGTGCGCCCGTTCGTGGCGTTATACGACGGATGTTGGTTCCGATCCCGAGTTTCCCGATGTCTCGGCGCGCGACGCTGCTGCTCTCCGGGAACTCAAGGCACTCGGCAAGCTTGAAGCTTGA
- a CDS encoding cytochrome b gives MNDTNTIWDTPSGYGLISRSLHWLMALLFLWQFASAVLRVVAKDTTIYNIFWSAHYQLGFALLVLVLLRGVWGLLNSGRRPHKSGHVGKLAKLGHLVIYGLMFAVPALALLRTYGGGRGFSFLGIRIFEQTDVKNAALTAPGSALHGLLGWGLLVIIAGHVLMALIHHFMLRDNTLRYMAGHKALSRS, from the coding sequence ATGAACGATACGAACACTATCTGGGATACGCCGTCGGGATATGGTCTAATCAGTCGATCTCTTCATTGGCTGATGGCTCTCCTGTTTCTTTGGCAGTTTGCGTCAGCAGTTCTACGCGTCGTGGCTAAAGATACGACGATCTACAATATCTTCTGGTCGGCTCATTACCAGCTTGGTTTCGCGCTTCTGGTGCTTGTACTATTACGCGGGGTCTGGGGATTGTTGAACTCAGGTCGTCGTCCGCATAAGTCAGGCCATGTCGGCAAACTGGCTAAACTCGGGCATCTCGTTATCTATGGCCTGATGTTCGCAGTGCCTGCATTGGCTCTGCTGCGCACATATGGCGGCGGGCGAGGCTTCTCATTTCTTGGCATCCGGATTTTCGAGCAGACCGATGTGAAAAATGCCGCGCTGACCGCTCCGGGCAGCGCATTGCATGGTTTGCTGGGTTGGGGCCTGCTTGTGATAATTGCGGGACACGTTCTGATGGCTCTTATTCATCATTTCATGCTGCGAGATAATACGCTGCGCTACATGGCTGGACACAAGGCTCTGAGCAGAAGCTAG
- a CDS encoding bifunctional riboflavin kinase/FAD synthetase: MTPSSFQRLSGTDSLPERLQNCVVAIGNFDGVHRGHQAVLERALEIAEKSDLPAVVLTFEPHPRSFFKPDAPIDRLTAAAKKAEILRLMGFDAVVEQPFTGEFSSRSAEDFVEHILVERLQASCVVTGYDFHFGKGRRGTPEFLQKAGEKAGFTVTLVDAFSDEGDNLVSSTRIRNLLCEGDVVQAAGLLGYRYMACGKVIHGKKLGRTLGFPTANMQIDAQAGLKHGIYAVRFRRENGDLYDGVASFGRRPTVDSDGTPLLETFLFDFSGDLYGEIACVSFFGFLRGEIKFDGLDPLIDQMKRDDAEARALLASAKPLSELDRLLSFE, from the coding sequence ATGACCCCATCCAGCTTTCAGCGCCTTTCTGGAACGGATTCTTTACCGGAACGCCTGCAGAATTGTGTCGTGGCAATCGGTAATTTCGATGGTGTCCATCGCGGCCATCAGGCTGTTCTGGAGCGCGCGCTGGAGATTGCTGAAAAAAGCGATCTGCCAGCAGTAGTCCTGACTTTTGAGCCGCACCCGCGTAGCTTCTTCAAGCCAGATGCGCCGATCGATCGTTTGACCGCAGCAGCAAAGAAGGCTGAGATTCTGCGTCTGATGGGTTTTGATGCGGTCGTCGAGCAACCATTTACCGGTGAGTTCTCGTCTCGCTCTGCGGAGGACTTCGTTGAACACATTCTGGTTGAAAGATTGCAAGCAAGCTGTGTGGTCACCGGTTATGATTTTCATTTCGGCAAGGGCCGGCGCGGAACACCGGAATTTCTTCAGAAAGCTGGAGAAAAAGCCGGTTTCACGGTTACACTTGTCGACGCCTTTTCAGACGAAGGCGATAACCTCGTCTCATCGACCCGCATAAGAAATCTGCTTTGCGAAGGGGACGTCGTTCAAGCAGCGGGACTTCTTGGTTATCGCTATATGGCTTGCGGTAAAGTTATTCACGGCAAGAAGCTCGGACGTACGCTTGGATTTCCGACCGCGAACATGCAAATCGACGCGCAAGCGGGCTTAAAGCACGGAATCTATGCTGTCAGGTTCAGGCGTGAGAACGGCGATCTTTATGACGGGGTTGCGAGTTTTGGTCGTCGGCCAACCGTCGACAGTGACGGTACGCCTCTGCTTGAAACATTTCTTTTTGATTTTTCGGGCGACCTTTATGGTGAGATCGCTTGTGTATCCTTCTTTGGCTTTCTGCGCGGGGAAATCAAGTTTGATGGCCTTGATCCGCTTATCGATCAGATGAAGCGCGATGACGCAGAGGCACGAGCCCTGCTTGCAAGTGCAAAGCCACTGTCAGAACTGGATCGCTTGCTTTCTTTTGAGTGA
- a CDS encoding MipA/OmpV family protein: protein MARIVPLALVAGAAFLTSSSLAFSADVQQTDIYAAETVQPARKHFWSGDWYLKVGAAGLVAPKFEGSNKYRFSAQPLISLGRQGQATRFSSRNDNVSFALIDNDRFRVGLAGKLLFERDDDIHGLKDTKFGGEAGAFVDVYPTDWLRVRGEVRHGIRAHNGVVADIAADAFYDVTPTVRVSGGPRATFASKDYFKTYFGVDAEEAVASGLSEYSPGGGFKSAGVGGAITWKTTDKIDTSLFGEYSRLQGSAKDSSIVKERGSPDQFMVGVSATYRFDFSLD, encoded by the coding sequence GTGGCACGTATTGTTCCTCTGGCGCTCGTTGCAGGTGCCGCATTCCTAACGAGTAGTTCGCTCGCTTTCTCCGCCGATGTACAGCAAACCGATATTTATGCGGCGGAAACCGTTCAGCCCGCTCGCAAGCATTTCTGGTCCGGCGATTGGTATCTCAAGGTCGGCGCGGCAGGCCTCGTCGCTCCAAAGTTCGAAGGCTCGAACAAATATCGCTTTTCTGCCCAGCCGCTGATCTCACTCGGCCGACAGGGGCAGGCGACGCGCTTCTCATCGCGAAATGACAACGTATCCTTCGCGTTGATCGACAATGACCGTTTCCGCGTGGGGCTCGCCGGTAAGCTGTTGTTCGAAAGGGATGACGATATTCATGGCCTGAAAGACACGAAGTTTGGTGGTGAAGCAGGTGCTTTTGTCGACGTCTACCCGACCGACTGGTTGCGTGTGCGTGGCGAAGTGCGTCACGGTATCCGTGCGCATAATGGCGTCGTAGCCGATATTGCTGCCGATGCATTCTATGATGTTACGCCGACTGTTCGTGTGTCGGGTGGTCCGCGTGCGACTTTCGCATCAAAGGATTACTTCAAAACCTATTTCGGCGTCGATGCCGAGGAAGCGGTTGCGTCGGGACTTTCCGAATATAGTCCGGGCGGTGGCTTCAAGTCAGCTGGTGTTGGTGGTGCAATTACCTGGAAGACAACCGACAAGATCGATACGAGCCTGTTTGGTGAGTACAGTCGTCTGCAAGGTTCGGCAAAGGATTCAAGCATCGTGAAGGAACGCGGCTCCCCGGACCAGTTCATGGTCGGCGTTTCTGCGACTTATCGTTTCGATTTCTCGCTGGACTGA
- a CDS encoding pilus assembly protein, protein MKNWITQTSSLALRSFRHLTQPMSLRFAKDERGNFAMIMALVLVPLLLAGMVAVDSANLMRVRNNVQASLDAAALAVGRRFSTGESQTVVQVYGAQVFTANLTALSADAVNFDVAFPKDKTTDQQIQATAGFTYKSLFGVIASRLTGDDWDQNQYTLSSSVRLKNTIEVALVLDNSRSMDETRSGSTKKRIDLLKEAASQLVETMAAQSTLITHVENPVQFSLVPFAGSVNVGPQYLNAAWMDPEGRSPVNLENFTLPVTIDSTRKIEEKPVGSGRYYKSGTGWGERNNKPYSRAELYADLSLRSKETWLPWQGCVESRPGTYALDVTPPSDNNPDTLFVPMFGPAEYYNTDSRGNVTSTVLNSWWQDDTSLAYSPRQSDLKKYYLRDSLDKIYRGGRSNDGGPNYSCTSSPLTPLTDVTTEQGMKTIQTAIKAMVPSGGTNVPEAMAWGWRTIVRGAPFTEARPSTERGNDKVVIVLTDGANTYYKYDGLAGSGPDRAANFSYYSAHGYTARITKHYSQARLFQESGVSVSQNNSTYTKAMNARFAKLCDNAKSANIIVMTVALDLSETNSTEKAQIDLLRSCSSNSRVRTESGRPAKLFWNSTGGELSETFRQIGDELSNLRIVD, encoded by the coding sequence TTGAAAAACTGGATCACTCAAACCAGCAGTCTTGCGCTGCGTAGTTTTCGCCATTTGACTCAACCCATGAGCCTGCGCTTTGCCAAAGACGAGCGCGGTAATTTTGCGATGATAATGGCTTTGGTGCTGGTGCCCCTGTTGCTTGCCGGCATGGTTGCAGTCGACTCCGCCAATCTCATGCGCGTGCGCAACAATGTGCAGGCTTCGCTCGATGCTGCGGCACTTGCTGTGGGTAGGAGATTTTCCACTGGCGAAAGTCAAACTGTCGTGCAGGTCTACGGTGCGCAAGTTTTTACCGCCAACCTTACCGCACTGAGCGCAGATGCGGTCAATTTCGACGTCGCTTTTCCCAAAGATAAAACAACTGATCAACAGATACAGGCGACCGCTGGATTCACTTATAAGTCCCTGTTTGGTGTCATTGCTTCTCGCCTTACAGGAGATGATTGGGATCAAAACCAATATACGCTCAGCTCTTCGGTCAGGCTTAAGAACACGATTGAAGTCGCTCTCGTTCTCGACAATTCCCGCTCCATGGATGAAACCAGAAGCGGGTCGACAAAAAAGCGCATCGACCTTCTGAAAGAAGCCGCCTCACAGCTCGTGGAGACAATGGCCGCGCAATCCACGCTCATAACCCACGTTGAAAACCCTGTGCAATTTTCACTCGTTCCCTTTGCTGGTTCAGTAAATGTCGGCCCGCAATATTTGAACGCAGCCTGGATGGATCCGGAAGGCAGGTCTCCCGTCAATCTCGAAAACTTTACGCTGCCTGTCACCATCGACAGTACACGCAAGATAGAAGAAAAGCCGGTAGGCAGCGGGCGATACTACAAATCCGGAACTGGCTGGGGAGAACGCAATAACAAACCTTATTCGCGTGCAGAACTTTATGCCGACCTTTCCCTGCGATCGAAAGAGACTTGGCTCCCTTGGCAGGGTTGTGTCGAGTCTCGTCCGGGCACCTATGCGCTGGATGTAACGCCTCCTTCTGACAACAACCCAGACACATTATTTGTCCCCATGTTCGGCCCGGCCGAGTACTACAATACCGATAGCAGGGGAAACGTCACTTCCACCGTTTTGAACAGCTGGTGGCAAGACGACACATCCTTGGCTTACTCGCCCCGGCAAAGCGATCTCAAGAAATACTATCTGCGCGATTCCCTCGACAAGATTTACCGAGGTGGCAGATCGAATGATGGTGGCCCCAACTATAGCTGCACATCATCACCTCTCACCCCATTGACGGACGTCACTACCGAACAGGGGATGAAAACAATTCAAACCGCAATCAAGGCGATGGTACCAAGCGGCGGTACGAATGTTCCCGAGGCTATGGCCTGGGGCTGGCGAACGATCGTCCGAGGAGCACCGTTTACAGAAGCCCGGCCTTCGACCGAACGCGGCAATGATAAAGTTGTGATCGTGCTGACCGACGGCGCCAACACCTATTATAAATATGACGGACTGGCTGGCTCGGGTCCCGACAGAGCTGCAAACTTTTCCTACTATTCAGCGCACGGCTACACTGCTCGCATAACCAAACACTACAGCCAGGCCCGTTTATTTCAGGAAAGCGGCGTTTCGGTTTCGCAAAATAACAGTACATATACGAAGGCTATGAATGCGCGTTTTGCAAAGCTCTGCGACAACGCCAAGTCAGCCAATATCATCGTTATGACAGTCGCATTGGATCTCAGCGAGACGAACAGCACCGAGAAAGCACAAATAGATCTGTTGAGATCCTGCTCTTCAAACTCGCGCGTTCGCACGGAGAGCGGCAGACCAGCCAAGCTTTTCTGGAACTCAACCGGCGGTGAACTAAGCGAAACATTCAGGCAGATCGGCGACGAACTCTCCAATTTGCGCATTGTGGATTGA